GGCAATCCCCACCCCCGCCGCCGCCATTATCAGGCACCAAAATTGACCAGCGGTTAGTGGCCCGATGTAACCATCCTGCGGGTCGCGTAAAAATTCGACGCAAAACCGGAACAGGCCATAAAAAAATAAAAAGCCGCAAAACACAATGCCGTGCGGCAGGCGTAAGGATAGGGTCGATGCGCCCTTGCCCTTTTTAAAATTTTTTGCCAAGTGGTTTTTATAGCTGGCCAAAACGTGAAGTAGCGCGAATAAAATCAACCCCTCAAACATTGCCTCAAAAAGTTGGCTGGGGTAACGCGGTTGGTCATCGACCAGCGGGAAGACCACGCCGATTTTTGCCCGCCAAAAATCATTGGTGATGACGCGGCCAACTAGCTCGCCATTGATAAAATTGGCCAATCGACCAACGAACAATGCCATCGGCACGGCGCGTGTAAAATTATCGACGAATAACCATGGGTCGATTTTTTTCTGGCGACAAAACCATAGCGACGCAATAAACAACCCGACGGCCGCGCCGTGAAACGCCATGCCACCCTGCCACACCGCAAACCATTGCCACCAATCAACGGGCGATAGGTGAAAAAAATAATCGCGATGGTAAAGCAAAATAAACCCCAAGCGGCCACCGACCAGGGTGGCCAAAATACCATAGAATAAAAAATCGTCCCAATCTTTGCCCGCAAGATTTGGCATTGGCGCGGCGCGTGATGGTTGTTGCGCCATGACGGCGCGGGTTTGGTTGTAACAACGCGGCACCCAATAACGGCAAAACAAAAACCCAGCCATATAGGCCAAGCCATACCAATAGATCGGCCAACCAAAAACATGGAACGCAATGGGGTTCAATTGGTGGAGGTAGGCCATGGTGGTTAGCGTTTCATGGGGGTTGGTTTTAAAAAATCGTTGATGTAAAAACCCACCGCGGTGGCAACCGGCGTTGGTTTAAAACCAATCAATTGCCGCAAGCCGTCAATCACGGCGCGGGTATGGTTTTGGTAATGTTGCACCAAATCGGCTGGCGTTGGGATATAATCGATAGTTGTGCCGCTGGCCGCGCGCGGCAGGTGCGGCAACATGAATGATACCAATTGGTTAAAACTGGTGGCCTGGCCCGACCCAACATTAAAAATGCCCGATGATTGATATAGAAAATCCTTATCGTCTTGCTTGCTCGATTTGTGGCTGTAATAAAATTGCAACAATTTTACCATGACGCAAATGCAATCCATCACCCAAACGAAATCGCGGGTTTGTTCGCCGTTTTTTATTGCCCGGTCGGTTGATGAAAATAATTTTATTTTTTGCGTGTCATAGGCCTGGTTATAAAATCGTGGGATAACCGACGATTGCGCCCCCTTGTGATATTCATTGGGGCCAAACACATTGAAAAATTTTAAGCCGGCAAAAAACGGCGGCGTCAATGGTGTCTTGCTTTGGTTGACCGCTTGGTCTTGCTTGGCGGCCATGACCTGCAAATCAAACAGGTGTTTTGACCGGCCGTATAAATTAAGCGGCTTTAGTTTTTCCAAATCGGCCAGGGTGGTTGGCTCGGCAAAACCGGCTGACCCATCGCCGTAGGTCGCGGCGGTCGAGGCATAAATAAGCGGTATGCCCCAATCGATTGATTTTTGCCACATGGCCGCGCTGAAGTCGGTGTTTTTGGTCAGGACGATGTCTTCATCACTGCTCCGCGTGTCGCTGACCGCGCCAAGATGCACAATGGCGATGATATTTTTTTTGTGATAATGACTGCGGGTTAAACCCAGCAATTCATCGGGGGTGATAATCGGCGGCAGGGGTAGGTGTTTGGGAAAAACCCGCGACAACAAATAACGTGGTTTTGGTTTTAACATCGATGGCGCGGCGGGCGGCAGGCATTTTACATTGTTTAATTTTTCGTCGCTGGCGTCATCGACCAGTAAAATATTTTGACCAGCGGCCATAAAAAAATTGGCGAGGCAAGAACCGATAAACCCCAAACCACCAGTGATAACGATGAACCCGTTTTTTTTTTGCCAAGCGAGGGGTTGAGAAAAATAAGGGGCAAATTGTTGCGATAGGTTAACCATGGTAAAAACTATAACATCAAACTACAAGCCATAAAATAAAAACGTCCCAAATTAATCTTCTCAATTTAATGCCATTTCAATGTTGCCAACCGAAATGGTGATTAAAAACCGGCGATATAAAATCGCTGTAATCAACAATGATGCAATAAGCCCGATACCAGACCAGCCCGAGGTTTAATAACCTTGGCGCGCTTTGTAGCGGGGATTTTTTTTATTGATAATATAAATCCGGCCACGGCGTTTTACCAATTGGCAATCTTTGTCGCGGTTGCGCAGTGTTTTGAGCGATGATGTAACTTTCATGTAACCTCTATGGCGTAAAAAACCCAGCTTGTCAAGTGTATGTTTGACGTTGTTTTTTTTTATCAGCTGTTAATTAGGTAAATACCATCATTCCCAATATGCAACCGACTGGCGGCGGTGGCGGTTTTCGCCAGGTTATAAAAATCGGCCGGCGTGATGGCCAGGCAACCTTCGGTCTTGGCAAATTCTCCATTGCCCATATCGCGCGCCAGGTGAATAAAAATCGCACTGCCGCGACCGGCGACAATGGGGTTCATGTTGTAATCCAACACCGCCAGCAAATCGTAAAGATGGTCGTCGCGCCATAATTTTTCGTGCGACAGGGGATAATGGCGCGCCGATAATAATTTGTTATAATCGGTCGAATTGGCGTCGTCGACCCAAATATCATCTGGCGCAATGGCGCGGCAGGGCAGGGTGGTTTGCGGCGCGGCCACGCGGTCGGCGCGATACATAATGGCGGTGATGGCAAAATCGCCCAGGGGGGTTATGCCGTCGCCCTCCGCCCTTTTTACCCCCATGCCGCCGCGACCGATTGCCAAGGGTTTAAGGGCGAGCGGTGTTACGCGCAAAATTTGGTTGGTCGTTGATTGATTATTGTCGGTCATTTTATTTTGTGTTGCGATTATAAATCTGTTACCATGATAATACAATTGGCAAAAACAAACCTTCAAAAAAATAGAAAGAAAAAAAAATGATAAAAGTCGGCGATAATGTTGAAAACGAAAAAATCACGGTGGTCGGAAAAAATGGTGGCGAGGCCGCCATGCTCCATGAATTATTGGGCAAGCGCACCGTGCTGTTCGCCGTGCCCGGGGCATTTACCCCGACCTGCGCCATGAAGCACCTGCCGAGTTATATTAACAAGGAAAGCGAATTGCGCGCCAAGGGGGTTGATAAAATCCTGTGCCTGGCGGTGAATGATGTGTTTGTTATGCAGGCGTGGGAGAAAGCCGAAAATTCCGCCGGCCATCTAACCATGATAGCCGATGGGTCATGCGCCCTGACCCAAAAATGGGGATTGACGTTAGATTTAATCGCCGCCGGTTTGGGGGTGCGTTCCGAACGTTACGCCATGGTGCTTGACGGCACAAAAATCACGCATTTGTTTGTCGAAGGCCCGGGCGAGTATAAGGTCTCCTCCGCCGAGCATGTGCTGAGTCAAATTTAAGCCCAAGGTTAGTCCCAAAATTAATCCCAAGTTTAGTCCCAAGGTTAATCTTTGTCGGGCTCATCCCCCAGCCATTGCTGAATCATTTTGCGTTGGATTGGTTTTTTGGTGCGCAGGGAAAAATCGTCAAGCCGCGCCAGCAATTGGTGAAGCCCGTCGTGGCTACGTGGTGCATGGCGCAGGATGCTGGCGATGATTTTATCATCGACCGCCACCTGGCGTTCGGCAAAAAAACCGAACATTTGCGCGCGCAACGATTCATCGTCGGCCAATAATTCCACCCCCGCCACCAACGACAGGCGCGACGCCAAATCTGGCAAAATAATTTGACGATGTTGTTGCAACAACCAAGGCAATGGCCGTTGCGATAACAACAACAATTTTGGCCGCGCCGATTTTGGTTGGTTAAAAAAATGGCACAATCCCTCGGCTGACGCCGCCGATAATTGCGCCAGGTCATTATCGACATTATCCCAAATAACCACCTGGTCGGGGGGCAGTTTTTCCTGGCCCAAGCCGGCCAAGTTATTTTTGTCGATAATCCGGCCAATATGGCGGTGGCGTTGCGCACCGGAATCAGGCGAAGCCGAGGAAGCCGAGGAAGCAATGCGCGACGCCGGGTCGAACAAATACCAGGCGATGAAACTTTTCCCCGAACCCTGGCCGCCGACCAGCGACAGCACGCCGTCTTGCCATTGTTCCGGCCGTTCAAGCAGGGCGATGGTATCGGCATTTTGCGCCGATACAACCAGCGGCAGTTTGTGCCAACCGGTTTTTTTTGGTAAGGGAAGTAATAGTTGGGTTGGGGTCATTGCTGTTAGATTGGTGCATTGCGGAAACCCGTCGCTGGGGTCTTCCAAAGAATCCTTTAAAAAGAAATCGCTGGGCCAGCCTTAACAAAAAAACATTTTCTTTTCAAAAGAATCCTTTTATCAAGCAACATGACAAAAAACCCCGACGCCCCTAACAACGCGCCAAATGATGCCCCTAACGACGCCCTCAACGACGCCTATGCCCGCGCCGGCGTTGATATAACCGCCGGCAATGATTTTGCCGACGCCATCGGGGTGATGGCGCAAAAAACCCACCAACCATTTTTACGCGCCGGCATCGGCGGTTTTGCCGCGGTGCTCGATATGGCGAAAACCGGTTTTCGCGACCCATTGTTGATGTTGTCATGCGACGGGGTGGGCACAAAATTAGACCTGGCGATTGCCCACAATCATTTTGCTGGCATTGGGTTCGATTTGGTGGCCATGGCGGTGAATGATATTTTGGTGCTGGGGGCGACACCCTTGGCCTTTTTAGATTATTACGCCACCGGCAAATTGGACAGGGCGGTTGCCGAAAAAATTTTGGCCAGCATCGTTGCCGCCTGCGCCACCGCCGATTGCGTTTTGGCCGGCGGCGAAACGGCGGAGATGCCCGGGTTTTACGACGGCGGCAAATTGGATTTAGCCGGTTTTGTCATGGGGGCGGTCGAACGGGAAAATTACGACAAACGGCCGGCGGTGGTGGCGGGCGATAAATTGTTGGGGCTGGCGTCATCTGGTTTTCACAGCAATGGGTTTAGCTTGATAAGGCAGATGTTAAAAACCCATAAGATTGATGAGCGGGCTGTCGCCCCCTATAAAACAAAATCATCGGCTGAGAATTTGGCGCATGACCTGCTGACCCCGACGCGGATTTACAAAAAGATATTTGACGCGATTGGCGGCGACATCAGCGCGGCGGCGCATATCACCGGTGGCGGTTTGTTAGAAAATCCGCCACGGGTGTTTGGCAAAAACCTATCGGCGCATATTGCAAAATCATCCTGGGCAATGCCCGAACAATTTCGCTGGTTGCAAGACCTGGGTAAGATAAAAGACGACGATATGTTCCGCAGTTTCAATTGCGGCATCGGCATGGTGTTGATGGTGGCGGCTGATAAGGAAAAAATCGTCAAGGATAAATTACAAAAAATGGGCGAGGCGGTGTTTGACCTAGGTATGGTGGAAACAAAAAAAACGCCCACCGCCCCATCGGTGGTGATAGAATAATCAACATAAGACCATATAATGCCATGACGGATAAGACGCGGGTTATGATATTATTGTCGGGGCGCGGCAGTAATTTCATCGCCCTGGCCGATGACATGGCGGTTAACCCGCATCACCAAATTATTGCCGTGGCCAGCGACAACCCAAAAGCAACAGGATTGGATTACGCCCGCAAGAAAAACATTCCGCTGTTGTTGTTGGATTATAACGCCGGGCGCGCCGCCGCCGAAAAAACATTGCAAGAATTTATCGCCCGCGAACAAATATATTATATTTTGCTGGCCGGTTTTATGAAAATCCTGTCGCCGGATTTTGCGCGCCAATTTAAAAACCGCATCCTGAATATCCACCCGTCATTATTGCCGAAATACCCCGGGCTTGACACGCACCAGCGGGCGATTGCGGCGGGTGATAAGGAACATGGTTGTTCGGTGCATATTGTCGATGAGACGTTGGACGGCGGGCCGTTGTTGGCGCAACGGGCGGTTCGCGTTTTGCCGAACGACACGGCGGGTTCGCTGGCCGATAAGGTATTGGCGTTGGAACATGAACTTTACCCTTTCGTTTTACAAAATATCGAAAGCTTGATAAAGCAAGAACATGAGCAATAACAATATCACGCCCACCATAAAAAACATTGGCGTTATCGGTGCCGGACAAATGGGGCGCGGCATTGCGCAGGTTTTTGCCACCGCCGGTTTTGCGGTCATGTTGTGCGACAGCAACGATATTGCCCTGGCCACCGCACAGAAAGAAATAGCTGGCTCCTTAAAAAAATTACAAGAAAAAAACCTGTTGGCGGCGCAATCGCCCGATGACATTGCAAAAAAAATTACCTTCAGCCAAGATATGAATGGCCTGCAAGTGTGCGATTTGCTTATCGAGGCAATTATCGAAAACCTGCCGGCCAAGGAAAAACTCTACGGCCAACTAAAAACCATTTTGCGCGATAGGCCCAATGTTATTGTCGCCAGCAACACCTCGGCCCTGTCGATTAAAACCCTGCAGGGTTACAGCCCAAGCGCGCAGAATTTCCTCGGCATTCATTTTATGAATCCGGCACCGCTGATGCCGCTGGTCGAAATTATCACCACCGATGAAACCGCCGCCGGCCACGCGCCAATGATAAAGGACATCATCGAAAAAAAATTGGCGAAGCAGGCGGTGGTGTTGCGCGACACGCCGGGTTTTGTGCTGAACCGCCTGTTGGTGCCCTACCTTAACGAGGCGGTGAAATTATTGGCGGCCGGCGTGGCCAGCCGCGATGATATTGATAAGGCGATGATGCTCGGCGCGGGTTATAAAATGGGGCCGCTGGCCTTGCTCGATTTCATCGGGCTTGATACCTGCGAATCGATATTGCACAGCCTGGCCGACAACAGCGGCGAAGAACATTATCGGCCGGCGGCGATGCTGAGCGATTTGGTGAAAACTGGTCACCTTGGCCGAAAAACCAAGAAAGGTTTTTACGATTATTAAATCGCTATAAAAAAATGGATAAAAAAACCATTTCTGCCTTGCTCGATTGGTTTTACCATAACGCGCGCAACCAACCGGACGCGCCATATCAATTATCGTGGCGCAAAATAAAATCATCGCAAGACCCATGGGCGGCGTTGGTCAGCGAGGTCATGTTGCAACAAACCACGGTCGCGACCATTGCCAAACGATTTCCGATTTTTATGGCGCAATTCCCGACGCCGCAAAAAATGGTGGCGGGCGGCATTACGGCGGTGCTCGACGCTTGGGCGGGTTTGGGTTATTATCGCCGCGCCCATAATTTATTTGCCGCGGCGCAGATGGTGACCAACCAATGGCATGGCGTTTGGCCGCGCACCGCGCCCGAAATAAAAAAATTGCCCGGGGTGGGCGATTACACCGCGCGGGCGATTGCCGCCTTATCCTTTCAACAAAAAACCATTCCGCTGGACGGCAATATCATTCGTGTTTTATCGCGTTTTTTAAAAAAAGATTTAAGCCAAACCACCGCACCGACAATAAAAAAACTTTTGGCGAGCCCGCCGTTAAACATAGACGCGGTAGGGCAGAATCCATTGCCCTCAAGCAACGAAGTGGTAGGGCGAACCATATTGCCCTCAAGTAACGAAGTGATAGGGCGAACCATATTGCCCTCAAGTAACGAAGTGGTAGGGCGAACCATATTGCCCTCAAGTAACGAAGTGATAGGGCGAANNNNNNNNNNNNNNNNNNNNNNNNNNNNNNNNNNNNNNNNNNNNNNNNNNNNNNNNNNNNNNNNNNNNNNNNNNNNNNNNNNNNNNNNNNNNNNNNNNNNAACGAAGTGGTAGGGCGAACCATATTGCCCTCAAGTAACGAAGTGATAGGGCGAACCATATTGCCCTCAAGTAACAAAGTGATAGGGCGAATAATGTTGGATGAAATAGTCTTGCCCGCCAAGCAATTGCCAAAAAATTTTGTCATGTCCGATTGGGTGCAGGCGATGATGGACCTGGCCAATTTAATATGCCGCGTCGAAAGCCCAGCCTGCGACAATTGCCCATTGCAGGCCGAATGTTTGGGTAAAAAAAAATGGCGCGATTACCCGCAACCAAAAATAAAAAAAGCCAAGCCAATTTTTTATGGCGCGGTGTTGATTTGCAAAAACAGCAACGGCGAATATTTGTTGGAACGGCGACCGGTCAATAAAAAAAACACCAAGCCAAAAACCGCCAAGGCAATAAAACCGGTAACAGATATATCAGCCGGCCTGTATCAGGGGTTGTTGGTGTTCCCCATGACGCCGCTGGTGCGTGACTTAAAAATGCTCGACCAGCAGGTTGCCAAAATGAAACAACAAAACATTATCAAACAGCTTAAAAATAATTGCGTGGTGCATGATTTGACCCATCGGCGGTTGGTGTTATCGCTGGTTTTTTCTGAAAAAACCCCTGCCGATGGTAAGGCAAAGCAAGGCAAGGCGGCGGATAATATGATATGGGTGGCGGATGATAAATTGGCCTCCTTGCCTCTTCCCTCGGTGATGAAAAAAGTGATAAAGCAGATGGCCGATTAAATTTTTATGCCCACGCCCACGCCCGCCGCCTTCCCCTACCCGTTGCGAAAAAAAGTCGCCTTTTCTGCCGGCAACCTGTTGGGCGGGTATTTTTTTAATAGCTACCGCCGCACTATTTTAGCCAGTAGCGGCGTGTTGCTCGGCATTTTATTGCTCGGGCAAATTATCTATTCCTTGCCGGCGATTATTGCCACCGGTTTTAACCCGCTAATGTTGTTAAAAATTATTGTTTGTTACAGCCCCCAGGCCCTGACGATTATTTTGCCACTGGTTGCATCGTTCGGTGTTTTTGTCGCGATGCGTCGCCAATTTGAAAACCATGAGCTATTGATGGCGCGCGGCTTTGGCATTGCCGAAAAACAATTATTGCGCATCGTGCAAAAATTGGGGTTGATTGGTTTTGTTGTCCTGTTGGTTTTAAAATCTTACTTTGCGCCCTGGGGCCAGGCCGGTTACCGCGATGTAAAATTTGCCGCGACGCAAAACATCGCCCGTTCGATGGTCGAGGAAGGACGATTCTTCAGCCCCAACTATGGCAGTTCGGGCTTTACGATATTCATCGGCAAGAAAAATTTTAATGGCGCCCTGAGCGATATTTTTATTTTTGACAATCGAAACCTCGGCCATGTGTCGGCGATTAGCGCGCAGAAAGGGGCCATGACCAACAATAACATCTTAACCCTCGACAATGGTATAGAATTTAAAGTCGGCGGGCCGCGCGTTACCAGCCTGGGGTTCGAGCGTTACAGCATGGATGTCTCGGTTTTCCAGCAAAAAAAACAACGGCGCAGTGTAAACGAAATCGATAGCAATGTTTTTATAAAAATGTTGTTGGTGGTGCAGGAGGATAAAAACGAGTATTATTATGCCTGGCTTATCCTGGCCGAGCGCGTGGTATATAGCCTGCTTGGTTTTTTCTTTCCGCTATTTGCCGCGGTGATATTGTGGCGAAGCAAGGTTGATAAGTCGGGAAGGTATTTTGGTTCTTTAAGCTTATTATTTTGCCTTACCATCGCGTTTGTTATCATTCACTTGGTGACATATAATTATGCGCGAGACCATTTGGGCCATTGGTATATTATGTTTGTGCCGGCGGGGTTGTTGCTGACAACATTTTTATTGTTACGTTATTGGCCGGCGCGTCGTGGTCGGCAGGATCGCCCAGACGATGCGCCACGGGTCATGGCGGCACCCCTTAATTAAATTATCGACCGGCGACATTTTTTATTGGCAAGATTTTTTTTAAGGCTGTCGCGCGGCGGGCAATATTCTTAATGCGCCAATCGCCAATTTTTTCCTACCCCGCCCGCCACCGGAAAAAGCAAAAAATCCTGTTCTTGACCGCGCCAATCGATTTTGTCGTTGGTCGGGCCGTAACTGGGCCAGTGGCGTTTGTCAAACCCCAGCAACGACACCTCGCTCATCATTTCCCTTAACACCGGTTCGATTTGCGTCGCCTTGTCCTCGTCGACCTCGAACAACAATTCGTCGTGAATTTGCAATATCATTTGGCAATGGGGTTGCAATTTATTGTCGGCCAAGTAGCGGTCGATTTTTATCATCGCCCGTTTTATAATATCGGCCGCCGTGCCCTGCAATGGCGCGTTCATTGCCTGGCGTATGGCATAGGCCTTGGCCGGCCCCTTGCTGGTGATGGCGGGCAGGTAAATGCGCCGGCCAAATAATGTTTCGACAAAATGATTTTTTTCGGTGGTGGCGATGACATGGTCCATGAATTCTTTTATCCCGGGCAATTTTTCGAAATAACGTTTGATAATATCCTTCGCTTCGGCCTGGGGGATTTGCAATTGCCGCGACAGGCCAAAGGCCGAAATGCCATAGATAATACCAAAATTCACCGCCTTGGCGCGGCGGCGCACCTCGGGCGTAACTTTTTCAATCGGCAGGTCAAAAATTTCCGCCGCGGTCGAGGCGTGAATATCGTCGCCGCGCAAAAATGCTTTTTTCAAGGCCGGTGCGCTTGATAACAATGCCAAGACACGCAGTTCGATTTGGCTGTAATCGAGCGACAATAATAATTTGCCGCGCGATGCAATAAAACATTCGCGCAACGCCACGCCGTCGGCGGTGCGGATGGGAATGTTTTGCAGGTTGGGGTTGAGCGACGATAGCCGGCCGGTTTGCGCGTTGGTCGATGAAAAATGGGTGTGGAGTCGCGCCTGGCCATTTTTATCGCGCCGCGCCAAAAGCGGCAGGCTACGAATATAGGTGTTGTTTAATTTTTCCAAATGGCGATGATACAAAATATCGGCGATAACCGGATGCTCGTCTTGCAAAGCTTCCAACACCTCGGACGATGTTGAAAATTGGCCGGTTTTGGTTTTGGCCATTTTGTCGCCGCCGATTTTTTTGACGTTAAATAACACCTCGCCCAATTGTTTTGGGCTGGACAGGTTAAATTCCTGCCCCAAATTGTCAAAAATTTTTTTCTCAAGGTTGGCAATTTTCTCATCGGTTTGCTTGCCGAGCGCGGTGAATTTTTCCACATCGATGGCGATGCCGACCTCCTCCATCGCCGCCAAACGGGGGAGCAGGGGGCGTTCTATCTGTTGGTAAACGCGCGTCATTTTATTGGCCGCCAATTTTTGTTCGTAAAAAATCCCTAGCCGCACCAATTGATAAGCCATGAAACATAATTGTTGTTGCAGTGCAATACCATCGGCATTTTTTTCCTTCGCCGCTTCTTTTGCCAAATCCTTGATAAATTTTTCCAAATAATCTTGGTCGATATCGCTCATGTCGTCATTTTTTGCGCCAGCGAACAGGCAAAAATGAAGCACCGACACATCGGTTACATAATCCACCCCCGCGCCATGGCGGTGCAGGGCGATGCTGGTGCTGACCGCCTCGTGATTAAATTTGTTGATGGCGTCGTTGCCGAACATGGCCTTAATTTCCTGCGGCATGGGTTGGCCGGCATGGTCATTGGCTTGTTTATTGCCAACAAACAAATCATTGTTGTCGGTGGTCGTTGCATTATTTGGCGGCGGGGCCAGGGGCAACAAAAACGCCTCGCCATTTTCTAATCCCATCGCTAAATAATTATCCAGCAAAACAAAACCCACCCGGCCAAATTTTTCGATGGCGGCCAGCACCGCCGGCAGGTTTTTTTCATCCACCATGGTCGGGGTAAAATCGCTGGGCTGTTTGGCGGGCAAATGCGGCTGGGTTAGGTTATTGCCGTGCGGCAAGTTATTGCCACCACCATCGCTGGCCGCAACTGCTTCGGTTTTTTTATTCTTGCTGGCGGTGGTTTTCGCGGTGGTTGCTGGGGCCACGTCGCCGCCACCCAGGTTAAATTTATTGCGCCATTTTTGCGCCAATTTGTGAAATTCCAATTCTTCAAAAAATTGCAATGCCGCCAGCTGTTGCGCCGGGTCGGCGTCCAGCGGTGCCGGCAATTGGTCGGGGTTTAATTGCAACGGGGCGTCGCGCCGCAACAATGCCAATTGGTGAAAAATTTTGGCTTCCTTAATATGGCCGCGCACGATTTCCTGTTGCCGTTTGTTTTCAATT
This genomic interval from Hydrotalea sp. contains the following:
- the lgt gene encoding prolipoprotein diacylglyceryl transferase produces the protein MAYLHQLNPIAFHVFGWPIYWYGLAYMAGFLFCRYWVPRCYNQTRAVMAQQPSRAAPMPNLAGKDWDDFLFYGILATLVGGRLGFILLYHRDYFFHLSPVDWWQWFAVWQGGMAFHGAAVGLFIASLWFCRQKKIDPWLFVDNFTRAVPMALFVGRLANFINGELVGRVITNDFWRAKIGVVFPLVDDQPRYPSQLFEAMFEGLILFALLHVLASYKNHLAKNFKKGKGASTLSLRLPHGIVFCGFLFFYGLFRFCVEFLRDPQDGYIGPLTAGQFWCLIMAAAGVGIA
- a CDS encoding NAD-dependent epimerase/dehydratase family protein, producing the protein MVNLSQQFAPYFSQPLAWQKKNGFIVITGGLGFIGSCLANFFMAAGQNILLVDDASDEKLNNVKCLPPAAPSMLKPKPRYLLSRVFPKHLPLPPIITPDELLGLTRSHYHKKNIIAIVHLGAVSDTRSSDEDIVLTKNTDFSAAMWQKSIDWGIPLIYASTAATYGDGSAGFAEPTTLADLEKLKPLNLYGRSKHLFDLQVMAAKQDQAVNQSKTPLTPPFFAGLKFFNVFGPNEYHKGAQSSVIPRFYNQAYDTQKIKLFSSTDRAIKNGEQTRDFVWVMDCICVMVKLLQFYYSHKSSKQDDKDFLYQSSGIFNVGSGQATSFNQLVSFMLPHLPRAASGTTIDYIPTPADLVQHYQNHTRAVIDGLRQLIGFKPTPVATAVGFYINDFLKPTPMKR
- the ykgO gene encoding type B 50S ribosomal protein L36, which produces MKVTSSLKTLRNRDKDCQLVKRRGRIYIINKKNPRYKARQGY
- a CDS encoding L,D-transpeptidase family protein, whose amino-acid sequence is MTDNNQSTTNQILRVTPLALKPLAIGRGGMGVKRAEGDGITPLGDFAITAIMYRADRVAAPQTTLPCRAIAPDDIWVDDANSTDYNKLLSARHYPLSHEKLWRDDHLYDLLAVLDYNMNPIVAGRGSAIFIHLARDMGNGEFAKTEGCLAITPADFYNLAKTATAASRLHIGNDGIYLINS
- a CDS encoding peroxiredoxin, yielding MIKVGDNVENEKITVVGKNGGEAAMLHELLGKRTVLFAVPGAFTPTCAMKHLPSYINKESELRAKGVDKILCLAVNDVFVMQAWEKAENSAGHLTMIADGSCALTQKWGLTLDLIAAGLGVRSERYAMVLDGTKITHLFVEGPGEYKVSSAEHVLSQI
- the purM gene encoding phosphoribosylformylglycinamidine cyclo-ligase, producing the protein MTKNPDAPNNAPNDAPNDALNDAYARAGVDITAGNDFADAIGVMAQKTHQPFLRAGIGGFAAVLDMAKTGFRDPLLMLSCDGVGTKLDLAIAHNHFAGIGFDLVAMAVNDILVLGATPLAFLDYYATGKLDRAVAEKILASIVAACATADCVLAGGETAEMPGFYDGGKLDLAGFVMGAVERENYDKRPAVVAGDKLLGLASSGFHSNGFSLIRQMLKTHKIDERAVAPYKTKSSAENLAHDLLTPTRIYKKIFDAIGGDISAAAHITGGGLLENPPRVFGKNLSAHIAKSSWAMPEQFRWLQDLGKIKDDDMFRSFNCGIGMVLMVAADKEKIVKDKLQKMGEAVFDLGMVETKKTPTAPSVVIE
- the purN gene encoding phosphoribosylglycinamide formyltransferase is translated as MTDKTRVMILLSGRGSNFIALADDMAVNPHHQIIAVASDNPKATGLDYARKKNIPLLLLDYNAGRAAAEKTLQEFIAREQIYYILLAGFMKILSPDFARQFKNRILNIHPSLLPKYPGLDTHQRAIAAGDKEHGCSVHIVDETLDGGPLLAQRAVRVLPNDTAGSLADKVLALEHELYPFVLQNIESLIKQEHEQ
- a CDS encoding 3-hydroxyacyl-CoA dehydrogenase family protein, translating into MSNNNITPTIKNIGVIGAGQMGRGIAQVFATAGFAVMLCDSNDIALATAQKEIAGSLKKLQEKNLLAAQSPDDIAKKITFSQDMNGLQVCDLLIEAIIENLPAKEKLYGQLKTILRDRPNVIVASNTSALSIKTLQGYSPSAQNFLGIHFMNPAPLMPLVEIITTDETAAGHAPMIKDIIEKKLAKQAVVLRDTPGFVLNRLLVPYLNEAVKLLAAGVASRDDIDKAMMLGAGYKMGPLALLDFIGLDTCESILHSLADNSGEEHYRPAAMLSDLVKTGHLGRKTKKGFYDY
- a CDS encoding NUDIX domain-containing protein produces the protein NEVVGRTILPSSNEVIGRTILPSSNKVIGRIMLDEIVLPAKQLPKNFVMSDWVQAMMDLANLICRVESPACDNCPLQAECLGKKKWRDYPQPKIKKAKPIFYGAVLICKNSNGEYLLERRPVNKKNTKPKTAKAIKPVTDISAGLYQGLLVFPMTPLVRDLKMLDQQVAKMKQQNIIKQLKNNCVVHDLTHRRLVLSLVFSEKTPADGKAKQGKAADNMIWVADDKLASLPLPSVMKKVIKQMAD
- a CDS encoding LptF/LptG family permease; translated protein: MPTPTPAAFPYPLRKKVAFSAGNLLGGYFFNSYRRTILASSGVLLGILLLGQIIYSLPAIIATGFNPLMLLKIIVCYSPQALTIILPLVASFGVFVAMRRQFENHELLMARGFGIAEKQLLRIVQKLGLIGFVVLLVLKSYFAPWGQAGYRDVKFAATQNIARSMVEEGRFFSPNYGSSGFTIFIGKKNFNGALSDIFIFDNRNLGHVSAISAQKGAMTNNNILTLDNGIEFKVGGPRVTSLGFERYSMDVSVFQQKKQRRSVNEIDSNVFIKMLLVVQEDKNEYYYAWLILAERVVYSLLGFFFPLFAAVILWRSKVDKSGRYFGSLSLLFCLTIAFVIIHLVTYNYARDHLGHWYIMFVPAGLLLTTFLLLRYWPARRGRQDRPDDAPRVMAAPLN